One Fibrobacter sp. UBA4297 DNA window includes the following coding sequences:
- a CDS encoding SufE family protein, whose amino-acid sequence MSESIIDRQEKIRAKFASFTDPDDKWKFLLDLAREHKGMDASLKAEKFIIQGCASTMYLVPKFENGKIHFEMDVEGGTTNPLISRGLGALALQIFNDMTPADILSVDPTFFQQIGLNVGLSPTRSNGFASLLKQIYLYARVFDAISKK is encoded by the coding sequence ATGTCAGAAAGTATAATTGATCGTCAAGAAAAAATTAGAGCAAAGTTTGCTTCTTTTACAGATCCGGATGACAAGTGGAAGTTCCTCTTGGATTTGGCCCGTGAACACAAGGGCATGGATGCATCCCTCAAGGCCGAAAAGTTCATTATTCAGGGCTGCGCCTCGACCATGTATCTTGTGCCGAAGTTCGAAAACGGAAAGATTCATTTCGAGATGGACGTGGAAGGCGGCACGACGAACCCGCTGATTAGCCGTGGCCTTGGGGCACTTGCCTTGCAGATTTTCAACGACATGACTCCGGCCGATATTTTGTCTGTGGATCCGACATTTTTCCAACAGATTGGACTCAATGTCGGACTTTCGCCGACGCGCTCGAACGGTTTTGCAAGCCTTTTGAAACAGATTTATTTATATGCACGCGTCTTTGACGCAATTTCTAAAAAATAG
- the tsaE gene encoding tRNA (adenosine(37)-N6)-threonylcarbamoyltransferase complex ATPase subunit type 1 TsaE → MLFHSEQDTYNWALEFAKSLKVGDKVALYGNLGAGKTVISRGICKGLGFEGTVCSPTYTILHEYPNNPPIFHFDLYRLEGGADLYEVGMDPDYLESGISLIEWPERLEENDAGITHVVKIQIISETEREITVEKVSRD, encoded by the coding sequence ATGCTATTCCATTCCGAACAAGACACATACAATTGGGCGTTAGAATTTGCGAAGTCGCTGAAGGTCGGCGATAAGGTTGCCCTCTACGGGAATCTCGGCGCAGGCAAGACCGTCATTAGCCGCGGCATCTGCAAAGGGCTCGGCTTCGAAGGCACAGTCTGTTCTCCGACCTACACAATTCTCCACGAATACCCGAACAACCCGCCTATATTCCACTTCGACCTTTACCGTCTTGAAGGCGGCGCAGACCTCTACGAAGTCGGCATGGACCCGGACTATCTCGAAAGCGGCATCAGCCTCATCGAATGGCCCGAACGATTAGAAGAAAACGACGCAGGCATCACCCACGTCGTTAAAATTCAAATTATCTCGGAAACCGAACGCGAAATTACAGTTGAAAAGGTTTCTAGGGATTAG
- the nspC gene encoding carboxynorspermidine decarboxylase has product MLDYSQVPNPCFVLDETRLRRNMEILADIQNKTGVKIICALKGYSFWRSFPLIGEYLAGATASSLNEARLAREEMNKEVHVFAPVYEDDEIDAILDAADHITFNSFSQWQRFKDKTLAHGVSAGIRVNPEFSTVETDIYNPCGKFSRLGVTEKEFKPELLDGIDGLHFHALCEQDADALEGVLAAFEKHFGKYLPQMKWVNFGGGHHITRKDYHRDELVRILKDFSARYPHLQVIMEPGEAIGWQTGELVASVGDIVHNEMDIAILNVSISAHMPDCLEMPYRPNIIGAAFPGEKVYTYKLTGNSCLAGDQLGDFSFDEPLKVGDRIIFEDMIHYTMVKTSFFNGVRHPSIGKFDENGKFHLLHKFTYEQFKEKL; this is encoded by the coding sequence ATGCTCGACTATTCTCAAGTTCCAAATCCCTGTTTCGTACTTGACGAAACGCGTCTCCGCCGCAACATGGAAATCCTCGCCGATATCCAGAACAAGACCGGCGTCAAAATCATCTGCGCCCTCAAGGGTTACAGTTTCTGGCGTTCATTCCCGCTCATCGGCGAATACCTCGCCGGCGCCACCGCCTCTAGCCTCAACGAAGCACGCCTCGCCCGCGAAGAGATGAACAAGGAAGTCCACGTCTTTGCACCCGTCTACGAAGACGACGAAATCGACGCCATCCTCGATGCAGCGGACCATATCACGTTCAACAGCTTTTCGCAGTGGCAGCGTTTCAAGGACAAGACTCTCGCCCACGGCGTGAGTGCCGGCATCCGCGTGAACCCGGAATTTTCGACAGTCGAAACCGACATTTACAACCCCTGCGGCAAGTTCTCCCGTCTCGGCGTGACCGAAAAAGAATTCAAGCCCGAACTCCTCGACGGCATTGACGGGCTCCACTTCCATGCACTTTGCGAACAAGATGCCGACGCCCTAGAAGGCGTTCTCGCGGCATTTGAAAAGCATTTTGGCAAGTACCTCCCGCAAATGAAGTGGGTGAACTTCGGCGGTGGTCATCACATTACCCGTAAGGACTACCACCGCGATGAACTCGTGCGCATCCTCAAGGATTTCTCCGCACGTTACCCGCACTTGCAAGTCATCATGGAACCGGGCGAAGCCATCGGCTGGCAAACCGGTGAACTCGTCGCAAGCGTTGGCGACATCGTCCACAACGAAATGGATATCGCTATTCTGAACGTTTCCATCAGCGCCCACATGCCGGACTGCCTTGAAATGCCGTACCGTCCGAACATCATCGGTGCAGCATTCCCAGGCGAAAAAGTTTACACGTACAAGCTCACGGGCAATTCCTGCCTCGCCGGCGACCAGCTCGGTGATTTCTCGTTCGACGAACCGCTCAAGGTCGGCGACCGCATCATCTTCGAAGACATGATACACTACACGATGGTCAAGACCTCGTTCTTCAACGGAGTGCGTCACCCGAGCATCGGCAAGTTCGACGAAAACGGCAAGTTCCACCTGCTGCACAAATTCACGTACGAGCAGTTTAAGGAAAAATTGTAA
- a CDS encoding FecCD family ABC transporter permease has translation MRRLLIGFVALAVLIVLLCVATLCFGAVNIPFSSVVQALFSPGADVSSNILWNLRIPRMIAAILAGASLAVSGLSLQTVFRNPLAGPFVLGISSGASLGVALALLAGIGFGSVGVLGSAALGALLVTLVVMFAAMRFAQTGVLLIVGLLTGYFIDSIVSVLIAGNSSESLRVYVAWGMGSFGRVTLGDVWIFVVAVLAGLVMIGVSLRYLNAALLGDDFAHGLGLNVKRSKICVLLGASLLAGATTAFCGPVAFIGIAVPHLAYLLFKTTNHRVLLPGAALCGVALALLGGLFPASVPLNAVLSLVGVPVILWVLVRGSGARF, from the coding sequence TTGCGTCGTTTATTGATTGGATTTGTAGCGTTAGCTGTTTTGATTGTGTTGCTGTGCGTGGCGACGCTTTGCTTTGGTGCGGTGAACATTCCGTTTTCGTCGGTGGTGCAGGCGCTGTTTAGCCCGGGTGCGGATGTTTCGTCGAACATTTTGTGGAACTTGAGAATCCCGCGAATGATTGCCGCGATTTTGGCGGGGGCATCGCTTGCGGTGTCGGGCTTGTCGCTGCAGACGGTGTTCCGGAATCCGCTGGCGGGGCCGTTTGTACTTGGCATTAGCAGTGGCGCGAGTCTTGGTGTGGCGCTTGCGCTTTTGGCGGGTATTGGCTTTGGTAGTGTCGGCGTGCTGGGTTCGGCGGCGCTTGGGGCTTTGCTTGTGACGCTTGTCGTGATGTTTGCGGCGATGCGTTTTGCGCAGACGGGCGTGCTTTTGATTGTTGGACTTTTGACGGGCTACTTTATCGATTCGATTGTGAGCGTCTTGATTGCAGGGAACTCTTCGGAATCGCTGCGCGTGTATGTGGCGTGGGGCATGGGTAGCTTTGGGCGCGTGACGCTCGGTGATGTCTGGATTTTTGTAGTGGCTGTGCTTGCGGGATTGGTGATGATTGGCGTTTCGTTGCGGTATTTGAATGCGGCGCTTTTGGGTGATGATTTTGCACATGGGCTTGGGTTGAACGTGAAGCGTTCCAAGATTTGCGTGTTGCTCGGGGCGAGCCTTTTGGCGGGTGCAACGACTGCGTTTTGCGGACCTGTCGCGTTCATCGGAATTGCCGTGCCGCATTTAGCTTATCTGCTTTTCAAGACGACGAACCATCGCGTACTTTTGCCCGGGGCGGCGTTGTGTGGTGTGGCACTTGCGCTTTTGGGCGGGCTCTTCCCGGCTTCGGTGCCGTTGAATGCTGTGCTTTCGCTGGTGGGCGTACCTGTGATTTTGTGGGTACTTGTGCGCGGTTCCGGTGCGCGTTTTTAG
- a CDS encoding ABC transporter ATP-binding protein: MTNVESQNILLECKDLLVGYDKALPSMKIPFDFSLASGTVVALMGENGCGKSSLLKTFAGLLSPVAGMVSLEGKSLTEWAPRERAQEISLVRMSSAVPPRMSVSEFVRLGRSPYSGIFDSRTEEDNRIVENSMALLDVASFANRPIAELSDGERSRVFLAEAVAQQVKILLLDEPNAFLDIPRSHALFRLLKKIAVERQMGIVVSTHSVEYAERYCDKIMVVNGGTVKVASAADARKNGLLDWTEICDAL; encoded by the coding sequence ATGACGAATGTTGAATCGCAGAACATTTTGCTGGAATGTAAGGATTTGCTTGTCGGCTATGATAAAGCGCTCCCGTCTATGAAAATCCCATTTGATTTTTCGCTTGCATCGGGAACAGTTGTGGCGTTGATGGGCGAGAATGGTTGCGGCAAGAGTTCTCTTTTGAAAACTTTTGCAGGTTTGCTTTCGCCGGTGGCGGGAATGGTTTCGCTTGAAGGAAAATCTCTTACGGAATGGGCGCCTCGTGAACGCGCTCAGGAAATCTCGCTTGTTCGAATGTCGAGTGCAGTGCCCCCGCGAATGAGCGTGAGTGAATTTGTGCGTTTGGGACGTTCGCCGTATTCTGGAATTTTTGACAGCCGTACGGAAGAAGATAATCGCATTGTCGAAAATTCGATGGCGCTTTTGGATGTGGCCAGTTTTGCAAATCGTCCGATTGCAGAATTGAGTGATGGCGAGCGTAGCCGTGTGTTTTTGGCAGAGGCTGTGGCGCAACAGGTGAAAATTTTGTTGCTTGATGAACCGAATGCGTTCTTGGACATTCCGCGTAGCCATGCGCTGTTTCGGTTGCTCAAGAAAATTGCTGTGGAACGCCAAATGGGCATTGTTGTTTCGACGCATTCCGTGGAATACGCGGAACGCTATTGCGATAAGATTATGGTTGTAAATGGCGGAACGGTAAAGGTGGCTTCGGCTGCGGATGCTCGAAAAAATGGACTTTTAGACTGGACGGAAATATGCGACGCTCTTTGA
- a CDS encoding TraB/GumN family protein yields the protein MRRSLILFYAIGVFCVALCLSACAGNRSAAGASEQKHFFWKVSDENSSVWVLGSIHLADSTLYPLAPVIDSAFARSDELAVELNMNDEEVVKEIGKESVSQGMLEDRLLRDILPPEMWKSLDSLCTAWDIPMVVFEKMRPWLVATTLSAYAFEQAGLNPEYGIDYVLLDRAASDGKAIVGLETAEEQIGALADTTESDSAGVYYLKTTLREIADFETLVSNLIHAWKTGDDELLRSLLNKDDEEDESEESLSSDQKFKDGFEQRVYVNRNAKMAESIATFLREDRNVFVVVGVAHLALEKDNVIDALRKRGFKIERF from the coding sequence ATGCGACGCTCTTTGATTTTATTTTACGCTATTGGTGTGTTTTGTGTTGCGCTTTGCTTGTCGGCGTGTGCGGGTAACCGGAGTGCTGCTGGTGCTTCGGAACAGAAACATTTCTTTTGGAAAGTGTCCGATGAGAATTCTTCGGTGTGGGTGCTCGGGAGTATTCATTTGGCGGATTCGACTTTGTACCCGCTTGCTCCTGTGATTGATTCTGCGTTTGCTCGTTCGGACGAGCTTGCCGTCGAACTCAACATGAACGATGAAGAAGTCGTGAAGGAAATCGGTAAGGAATCGGTTTCTCAGGGAATGCTTGAAGATAGGTTGCTTCGAGATATTCTGCCGCCAGAAATGTGGAAGTCTTTAGATAGCCTTTGTACTGCCTGGGATATTCCTATGGTGGTATTTGAAAAAATGCGCCCTTGGCTTGTGGCAACTACGCTTAGTGCATATGCGTTTGAACAGGCCGGATTGAATCCTGAATATGGGATTGACTATGTGCTTTTGGATAGAGCGGCTTCAGATGGCAAGGCCATTGTCGGGTTGGAGACTGCTGAAGAACAGATTGGCGCGCTTGCAGATACGACTGAATCGGATTCGGCGGGTGTGTATTACTTAAAGACGACTTTACGTGAAATTGCAGATTTTGAAACGCTTGTGAGTAATTTGATTCATGCCTGGAAAACGGGTGATGACGAGTTGCTGCGCAGCTTGTTGAACAAAGATGATGAAGAAGATGAAAGTGAAGAATCGTTGTCTAGCGATCAAAAGTTTAAGGATGGTTTTGAACAACGTGTTTACGTGAATCGCAATGCCAAAATGGCGGAATCCATTGCGACTTTCTTGCGCGAAGATAGAAACGTTTTTGTCGTGGTCGGTGTAGCGCACTTGGCGCTTGAAAAAGACAACGTGATTGATGCGCTTCGCAAGCGTGGCTTTAAGATTGAACGTTTTTAA
- a CDS encoding sigma-54 interaction domain-containing protein, with protein MRPSIDFFTKETSTSSFILDVLSSVDNTVDVHTPTSDEAPEIAEALRNPLAPIVIWDLDSFTAKNAELLSRLRDFSPDSMILAYAESPESYSEVSSKLYDTILSVEALRLHLMSKIARLKEIYNAKRIFRERMSHLVGKSDAMQRLRKNVERAILHTGPVLIQGESGVGKDLVARAIACVYDKFVTVNCSAIPESLFESELFGHTRGAFTGAQNERIGLFEDANGGAIFLDEIGDMPLHAQVKLLRVIQNHEIRPIGANKTRHIDVRIIAATNRDLREEIREKRFREDLYYRLNVIPMQLSPLRDRKEDIEDLANYFIRQYSPAGEPYTLSPEALQKLQDHNWPGNIRELENVIQRALCFTDPGVLRAEDLQIDESSDNDSTSLTSVDRAAIKAFTASNYEEFRELQLDEEREFLKSTIRNCDGSVSLAAERLRMNRTALYNRLTRLGLNVKNVQS; from the coding sequence GTGCGCCCTTCCATCGACTTTTTCACAAAAGAAACTTCGACGTCCTCGTTCATCTTGGACGTCCTTTCTTCTGTGGATAACACCGTCGATGTCCACACACCCACAAGCGACGAGGCGCCCGAAATCGCAGAAGCTTTGCGCAACCCGCTCGCGCCCATCGTCATTTGGGACCTTGATTCTTTCACTGCAAAAAATGCAGAACTGCTTTCGAGACTTCGCGACTTTAGCCCAGATTCCATGATTCTCGCCTACGCGGAATCTCCCGAAAGCTACAGCGAAGTTTCAAGCAAACTCTACGACACGATTCTCTCTGTTGAGGCGCTTCGCCTCCACTTGATGAGCAAGATTGCGAGGCTCAAGGAAATCTACAACGCAAAGCGCATTTTCCGCGAAAGAATGTCGCACCTCGTCGGCAAAAGCGATGCCATGCAGCGCCTCCGCAAGAACGTGGAACGCGCCATTTTGCACACAGGCCCCGTCCTCATCCAAGGCGAATCGGGCGTTGGCAAGGACCTGGTCGCAAGAGCTATCGCCTGCGTTTACGACAAATTCGTTACGGTCAACTGCAGCGCCATTCCGGAATCACTTTTCGAAAGTGAACTTTTCGGCCACACGCGCGGAGCATTCACAGGCGCCCAAAACGAACGCATCGGTCTTTTCGAAGATGCAAACGGCGGCGCCATCTTCCTAGACGAAATCGGCGACATGCCGCTCCACGCTCAAGTCAAGCTTTTGCGCGTCATCCAAAATCACGAAATCCGCCCCATCGGTGCAAACAAGACGCGACACATCGACGTGCGCATCATCGCCGCTACCAACCGCGACCTCCGCGAAGAAATCCGCGAAAAGCGTTTTCGCGAAGACCTTTATTACCGCCTGAACGTGATTCCGATGCAACTTTCGCCGCTCCGCGACCGCAAAGAAGACATCGAGGATTTAGCAAATTACTTTATCCGCCAGTACTCGCCTGCAGGCGAGCCTTACACGCTCTCGCCCGAAGCCTTGCAAAAACTACAAGACCACAACTGGCCAGGCAACATCCGTGAACTCGAAAATGTCATCCAGCGGGCGCTCTGCTTCACCGACCCAGGCGTTTTACGCGCTGAAGACTTGCAAATTGACGAAAGTTCCGACAACGATTCCACTAGCCTCACCAGCGTCGATCGCGCCGCGATAAAAGCTTTCACAGCAAGCAATTACGAAGAATTTCGCGAATTGCAGCTCGACGAAGAACGAGAATTTTTGAAATCAACCATCCGAAATTGCGATGGATCCGTAAGCCTTGCCGCAGAACGGCTCCGCATGAACCGCACGGCCCTTTACAACCGACTCACACGACTCGGCTTAAACGTTAAAAACGTTCAATCTTAA
- the proC gene encoding pyrroline-5-carboxylate reductase: MNTTIFFAGTGNMGGAILRGLLNAGTDAKNIFFFDPSDKAAEAVSALGCVRVKSFAEGIEKANVTFLCVKPQIFKLVAAEWKAAASALKSEKTFISIMAGVARKSLIEVLGEKNQVLRVMPNLPLTVGKGSVGLATDGVSEETLKLAEEIFGNIGVTCRVAESLIDAVTGLSGSAPAYVFEFIEGLTRGGVKAGLTRDVALKLALGTIEGSVELVKQSGKSPSDLCAMVCSPAGTTIAGIDALEEGAFRSTLIKAVVAGTNRSKELGK, translated from the coding sequence ATGAACACTACGATTTTCTTTGCCGGTACTGGTAACATGGGCGGAGCCATCCTCCGCGGTCTTTTGAACGCAGGCACAGATGCCAAGAACATTTTCTTCTTTGACCCGAGCGACAAGGCTGCCGAAGCCGTGAGCGCCCTCGGTTGCGTCCGCGTCAAGAGCTTTGCCGAAGGCATCGAAAAGGCTAACGTCACCTTCCTCTGCGTCAAGCCGCAGATTTTCAAGCTCGTCGCCGCCGAATGGAAGGCTGCAGCATCCGCTCTCAAGAGCGAAAAGACGTTCATCAGCATCATGGCCGGTGTCGCCCGCAAGAGCCTCATCGAAGTGCTCGGTGAAAAGAACCAGGTGCTCCGCGTGATGCCGAACTTGCCGCTCACTGTTGGCAAGGGCTCCGTTGGCCTTGCCACCGACGGCGTCTCCGAAGAAACGCTCAAGCTCGCCGAAGAAATCTTTGGCAACATCGGCGTGACCTGCCGCGTTGCAGAATCCCTCATCGACGCCGTGACCGGACTTTCCGGCAGCGCCCCTGCTTACGTCTTTGAATTCATCGAAGGTCTTACCCGCGGCGGCGTAAAGGCTGGTCTTACCCGCGATGTCGCTTTGAAGCTCGCACTCGGCACCATCGAAGGCAGCGTCGAACTCGTCAAGCAGTCTGGCAAGAGCCCGAGCGACCTCTGCGCTATGGTTTGCTCTCCGGCAGGCACGACAATCGCAGGCATCGACGCCCTCGAAGAAGGCGCATTCCGCAGCACGCTTATCAAGGCTGTTGTCGCCGGCACGAACCGCAGCAAGGAACTGGGCAAGTAA